In Miscanthus floridulus cultivar M001 chromosome 8, ASM1932011v1, whole genome shotgun sequence, the sequence aaggactatccgttgcattggattcagttaggtcacagatttattattctGAGCATatacttatttatgggagcagggaaggctaattgctctcttatcgtaggtttcggctctttccggaccgactaattgaaggtggggatggtggaggtttaagcaccacactgagttcgggactccgGTGTGGGGgtttagagtctaagtttggacgagaacctagaccccttgacaggagagtgatgggttggtcctgcttgtgcctaaggTATaggtggggcatgtgtttcggggtagcCAATTGGGCACATTGATTTGCGAATTGCCAGGTAagccggtacgacttgtctacaatctggcaccatagtaagaactgaaagatgaaagatggtaaaatagttctaattacttatcacctgcttgaaagtagcacaaatgcttacatagaatggttagttaatgaactaatgatgactgctaatgaaattaaATATAAGAACACACGATTAGTAATGTTCCCGTAGATGAAATAactcataagccagatagccttgcatacccttggagtcttttctttcctctgacggataagtcttgctgagtataattgaatactcaaggttttatttttCCTCTGTTGCAGatgacaggcggatgctagaactgactcttgtgtgttgatttcttctggtgggctcagagaggattcctttacgctgcgatcatagcttttatctataactctcactaaatgtctttataaatagaagttctaTAATCTGTTTTCATAGCTTATATGTCAATGCTTCATCATATCatgaatatatatattttttcgctgtaactctgataacatggttattttgcgctgttataaacaatgaatattatactctgatgttgcatgaaaagtgatgtaagaaatgtctAACATGTTGTAAGcttttagcctgttcgcttggacgtgtttgacttataagccatggctgaaagtactgttgactgatttggtgtgaggaaaaaatactgttcgttggctaaaaataagcccaaacgaacatggtgtttattctctcatttgtgatcctgatagaaaaatgtggattttcgggttttCTCATGTGGTGTGCTTGACGAAACTGTCTGATGTAGCTCACCTTTGAGGTGCTTAATATCTAGTGGAAAAAAAACGCCTTCCTAAATATGTTATTTCGGAGGGCTGTGTCACGATACTACAACCGTTCGAGCCCTgtacgccgtcgccgtcgccgtcgatcGTGACGTTCGCGTCGCTCCCGGCCTCTCTGCTTGTTTCCTCTGCTCTGCCATTGTCATCAATGCAAATAAAGTCGTCGACAACGATGTTTTTCCTCCGGTAATCTACTAGTATATACGTAGCTAGCTTCCAAACAACCGCGCCGTCCGTGAGCCTCTCGTTCGCTCTCTGCCTCTCCTGCAACTGGCACAATGTGTCGTGTAGCAGCGGCAGCGCAAGGCGGCCGGCCGGCCACGGCCAGCATGTGGTATGTTCCGTTCGGCTAACAGAAAGCGGGAGCTGAGATCCAGAGAGACGTGCCACGTACAACCTGAGCTCACACTGTCGACGTGTGTGTACATGTCTCTGCGTGCGCGTATCCACCGCCCGGATCCATCTACTTTGCTTACGTTTGGCGTTCGTTCATCGCATGCATCCGTAACGTGCCCGCGGCCGGCCGGCCCAACCCCAACTGATAGATTACGTAGACAGACGCGTGCAGTATCACTTGTTTTCTTGACGTATATAATGCCCGGCCGGTCGCGGAGATTTATCTACCGGCCAGTTCGAGCCTGATTTGCTAcgaattcaattcaaattaattcaGTGCATGGTGGTGAGATCCAAATCCAATCCAACGAGACATGGCGATCGATACGGATACGGTGGTTTCCTAGCTAGCTTGGGGCATAAACCTCGGTCCACTCCTCCAATCGGCATCGATCCAGCGTTGTACTTGAACTATATAGAGCTACCCGCGAGAGAGACGACGAGCCCGCGCAAAAAGCGCACTTGAACTCGTCTTCCTCGTCCTCGAAAACACCGGTCGGCGCGGCTTCAATCCACCCGTCGTCGTGTGCTCCACGAACCGAACCGATAGCACTCCCCCCTCTCCCCTACggctgctagctagctagcaacaACCGTTCGGCGGCGACCGACACCGATGGGCGAGGCCAACGCCAACGCCACAGGCGGCgcgccacccgccgccgccgcggcggtgcGCGTGCTGTCCGTGTCCCGCAtcacgccggcgccggcggaggGCGCCACAGCCGGCGCTGACCCCGTCGTCGTCAAGCTGTCCTTCTTCGACACGCCCTGGGTCGTGCTGCCGCCCATCCAGCGGGTGTTCCTGTACGAGCTTCCCGACGGGGGCGACGTCGACGGCGACGGTCACGAGTTCACTGCGGCGGTGGCGCACCTCAAGAGCTCCCTCGCCGCCACGCTGGCGGTGTACCTGCCGCTGGCCGGAAAACTGGCGTACGTGGCCGCCACCGGGGACGTGGTCGTGGACTGCGCCGACGACCCCGGCGTGGCcttcgtcgaggccgaggccgacggtACCGACACCGACACCTTCGACGTGCGCGGGCTCGCGGGCGACGAGGCGCACGACATCCCGGCGTTCCTCGCGCTGGTGCCGGACCTCCCCACCAAGGTGCTCCCGGCGCCCGTGCTGGCCGTGCAGGCAACGCGGCTCCCAGGCCGCGGCAGCGGACTCGCGCTAGGCCTCTCCGTGCACCACGCCGTCGCTGACGGCCAGGCCGTGTGGCGGTTCATGGCCGCCTGGGTGTCCGCCGCTCACGAGGGGTCCCCCGTCACCAAGTCCCTCCCCGCGCCGCACTACGGTCGGGAGGCCATCCGCGTCCCCAACGGCGACGAGTCCGCGCGCCAGATGCTCAAGATGATCGCGCCGAAGCTGCCCGTGGTACGTGTACAGTGCCAAGCTTACAACTTTTTTTGTACATGTCCAGTAGTACCTGCACGGTTTTTGTGTGTTGTCTGTCTGTCGTGATGGACTCGCTCACGGGACCTCTTGCTTGTGTGTTCATGCAGGCCAGCATCGTGGCGGACTACGACTTCAGCCAGCGCTTCCGCCTGGCGCGCCGGACGTTCTACCTCTCCGGCGATGACATCCGGGCGCTCAAGCGCCGCATCGACGCGCTCGCCGCGGCCGACGACAAGGACGACGCCGTCGTC encodes:
- the LOC136472098 gene encoding malonyl-CoA:anthocyanidin 5-O-glucoside-6''-O-malonyltransferase-like, translated to MGEANANATGGAPPAAAAAVRVLSVSRITPAPAEGATAGADPVVVKLSFFDTPWVVLPPIQRVFLYELPDGGDVDGDGHEFTAAVAHLKSSLAATLAVYLPLAGKLAYVAATGDVVVDCADDPGVAFVEAEADGTDTDTFDVRGLAGDEAHDIPAFLALVPDLPTKVLPAPVLAVQATRLPGRGSGLALGLSVHHAVADGQAVWRFMAAWVSAAHEGSPVTKSLPAPHYGREAIRVPNGDESARQMLKMIAPKLPVASIVADYDFSQRFRLARRTFYLSGDDIRALKRRIDALAAADDKDDAVVADGSNNSNSTTTTHSRNKKPVSTFVALAALGWTSFVRSKGLVAGDDTYLVFLADLRARLDPPVGDGYLGNCIKGVLAMADAGDLLLDGARGLLAASRAIQAAVAEMEAAPLAGTERWLEKMMGLPFTRLCNVAASPRFRVYEASDFGFGRPARVELVSMNHDGEMVLVGGRRDGEVQLSVSLDPARMDEFKAHVFVTSSAPEEGATN